The following are from one region of the Desulfobulbaceae bacterium genome:
- the aroA gene encoding 3-phosphoshikimate 1-carboxyvinyltransferase — protein MKEITPLATIDCDITVPGSKSLTQRALIAAALADGNSKLVGPLTSEDTHYTSQALKAMGITVDSSKEVWQVAGKGGTIATPVQAIFLGNNGTATRFLTSVAALGNGDFSITGGPRMEERPIRPLMEALRGWGVTIKSIKGTGCPPLAVAARGIYGGKTVLPEGKSSQYLSSLLLVAPYAAHPAQLEVLGEVFSKPYVQMTLAVMNSFGVKVAADPNLNSFSIPQATYKAHTYHVEGDASSASYFWAAAAITGGRVTVKNVPDPSLQGDAVLVDMLADMGCKVVKSSSGITVTGPKELKGIEVDMADCPDVAPTLAVVASFATGTTVIKNIAHLRIKECDRLHVMATELAKLGVVTKELEDTLVIEGCGDPTKLHGAEIKTHEDHRIAMCFAVAGLKVPGIKIHGEACVAKSFPDFWERFSWLY, from the coding sequence ATGAAAGAGATAACCCCACTCGCCACTATTGATTGTGACATCACGGTACCAGGCTCGAAAAGCCTGACTCAACGTGCCCTCATCGCCGCTGCCCTGGCGGACGGCAACTCAAAACTAGTCGGCCCGCTCACCAGCGAGGACACCCACTATACCAGTCAGGCTCTCAAGGCCATGGGCATCACGGTCGACAGTTCAAAGGAGGTTTGGCAGGTGGCAGGAAAAGGTGGCACAATCGCCACCCCTGTCCAGGCAATCTTTTTAGGGAACAATGGCACCGCCACCCGCTTTCTTACCTCTGTAGCGGCCCTGGGAAATGGTGATTTTTCAATTACTGGCGGCCCTCGCATGGAAGAACGCCCCATCCGTCCATTAATGGAGGCCCTAAGGGGCTGGGGGGTTACCATTAAAAGCATCAAGGGCACCGGCTGCCCCCCTCTGGCAGTTGCGGCACGGGGCATTTACGGCGGCAAGACTGTGCTTCCTGAAGGAAAAAGCAGCCAGTACCTCTCTTCCTTGCTGCTCGTAGCACCTTATGCTGCCCACCCGGCTCAACTTGAGGTTCTGGGCGAGGTTTTTTCGAAACCGTATGTCCAAATGACCCTCGCAGTCATGAACTCTTTTGGCGTAAAAGTTGCGGCAGATCCAAATCTCAACAGCTTTTCAATTCCCCAGGCAACTTACAAAGCACACACCTATCACGTTGAAGGTGACGCCTCCAGTGCCTCCTATTTCTGGGCTGCGGCTGCAATCACCGGTGGTCGTGTCACCGTGAAAAACGTCCCCGATCCATCCTTGCAAGGTGATGCGGTGCTGGTGGATATGCTGGCCGATATGGGGTGCAAGGTGGTTAAATCATCCTCTGGAATTACAGTAACAGGCCCAAAAGAACTGAAAGGCATTGAAGTCGATATGGCTGATTGCCCTGATGTGGCTCCCACGCTTGCCGTCGTAGCCTCTTTTGCAACAGGAACAACTGTCATCAAGAATATTGCTCATTTACGTATTAAAGAATGCGACCGGCTGCACGTCATGGCTACAGAACTGGCTAAACTTGGGGTTGTTACCAAAGAACTCGAAGATACACTGGTAATAGAAGGCTGCGGCGACCCCACGAAACTCCATGGAGCAGAGATTAAGACCCATGAAGACCACCGTATTGCCATGTGTTTTGCCGTAGCGGGCCTTAAAGTTCCCGGCATTAAAATTCATGGTGAAGCGTGTGTTGCTAAATCGTTCCCTGATTTTTGGGAGCGATTTTCCTGGCTCTATTAG
- a CDS encoding shikimate dehydrogenase: protein MAINGATHIYGIMGNPVTHSLSPAMHNAAFAELGLNCAYVPFPVQDVASAMYGFKALNIKGVSVTIPHKQAVIPYLDTIDPVAKNIGAVNTLQIIDNRISGFNTDWQGANRALQQVAELPGKSVLILGAGGSARAIGFGLLENRAQVTIASRTASSGQSLAKALNCPWLPLSEAGNVQADILINATSVGMRPNHDLSPIDKKVLVNFSIVMDIVYAPLQTKLLRDSKLVGCKTINGTEMLLYQGAHQFELWTGLAAPIEVMRKQLLNAIQSA, encoded by the coding sequence ATGGCAATTAACGGCGCAACTCATATTTATGGAATAATGGGCAACCCGGTTACCCATAGTTTAAGCCCTGCCATGCACAATGCCGCCTTTGCAGAACTTGGGTTGAACTGTGCCTATGTCCCCTTTCCCGTTCAGGATGTCGCCTCGGCAATGTATGGCTTTAAAGCTCTAAACATAAAGGGGGTCAGCGTCACAATCCCTCATAAACAGGCAGTAATCCCGTATCTTGACACCATCGATCCGGTCGCAAAAAACATAGGTGCCGTCAACACGTTACAAATAATTGACAATCGCATCTCCGGCTTCAATACCGATTGGCAGGGTGCAAACAGAGCTCTGCAACAGGTTGCTGAACTTCCGGGAAAATCAGTTCTTATTCTCGGTGCAGGAGGCTCTGCCAGGGCCATTGGTTTTGGCTTATTGGAAAATCGGGCCCAGGTGACGATTGCCAGCCGTACAGCGTCCTCCGGCCAAAGTTTGGCCAAGGCACTTAACTGTCCCTGGCTACCCTTAAGTGAGGCCGGCAACGTTCAGGCAGATATCCTTATTAACGCCACTTCAGTCGGCATGCGGCCTAATCATGACCTGTCACCAATAGACAAAAAGGTACTGGTCAATTTTAGCATTGTGATGGACATTGTTTACGCCCCGTTACAAACAAAACTTCTGCGCGACTCAAAACTGGTCGGATGCAAAACTATCAACGGCACAGAGATGCTCCTCTACCAGGGTGCTCATCAGTTTGAGCTCTGGACTGGCCTTGCTGCGCCGATTGAGGTAATGAGAAAACAACTATTAAACGCTATCCAATCAGCATGA
- the aroD gene encoding type I 3-dehydroquinate dehydratase — MKTDPTSGKVCVAVAAETTTEAIRLAKTAEAEADVIEIRLDALHTPEVVPFIEAITAPLLFTNRAQWEGGSFSGSEEERLDFLYQAVASGAAFIDIELKTEAALQKELIKEAHNKNTQTIVSWHSFSSTPSMQALRSILQDQYKTGARIGKIITMATAPHDVLRVLNLLVEASELGFPLIAFCMGAPGIVSRVATTELGGYMTYAAADRSLGTAPGQLELHALKTIHRLMHGN; from the coding sequence ATGAAAACAGATCCAACTTCCGGCAAAGTTTGTGTTGCTGTTGCCGCTGAGACCACCACAGAGGCTATCCGTCTTGCAAAAACAGCGGAGGCAGAGGCCGACGTTATAGAGATCAGGCTTGATGCGCTTCACACACCGGAAGTTGTGCCATTCATCGAAGCCATCACAGCCCCGCTGCTCTTTACCAACCGCGCCCAATGGGAGGGTGGAAGCTTTAGCGGCAGCGAAGAAGAACGTCTTGATTTTCTGTACCAAGCTGTTGCTTCCGGTGCAGCGTTTATCGACATTGAGTTAAAAACAGAGGCAGCTCTTCAGAAGGAACTCATCAAAGAGGCACATAATAAAAACACGCAGACAATTGTCTCGTGGCATAGCTTTTCATCTACCCCCTCCATGCAGGCCTTACGTTCAATTCTGCAGGATCAGTATAAGACGGGTGCTCGAATTGGTAAAATTATCACCATGGCAACTGCCCCCCATGATGTTTTGCGGGTTCTGAATCTCCTGGTCGAAGCCAGCGAACTGGGCTTTCCACTCATTGCCTTCTGCATGGGGGCTCCAGGCATCGTCAGCCGTGTCGCAACAACTGAGCTTGGCGGCTATATGACCTATGCCGCAGCAGACAGATCTTTGGGAACCGCTCCAGGCCAGCTCGAACTTCACGCCCTTAAAACCATTCACAGGCTGATGCATGGCAATTAA
- a CDS encoding ABC transporter substrate-binding protein has translation MADKIDFRVAHLKITDHLILGVTQDKVKKGAEEFKYLNLHSNPMMSWQQVAGALTGGSVDAAFVLAPTAMDLYKAGFKGKLILFTHKSGSVLVKNKRANIETINDFKGKVVIIPYQLSVHNMLLHKLCTEAGLEPGAGKDVLLEVMAPGQMVEALQYDEDGEIAGFIVAEPFASQAVSEGYGEEFSLSKDIWPEHPCCVLVVSDAVIENNPDAVHELTNSLVKSGKFIDTSTTTAARIGADFLGQKTEVIKRVLTEPQDRITTANLFPVLDDLAKIQDYMHGEMGIMKDKIDLEAFVDTRFAEAAKAT, from the coding sequence ATGGCTGATAAGATTGACTTTCGAGTTGCTCATCTAAAAATTACAGACCATCTTATTTTGGGTGTAACGCAGGATAAAGTCAAAAAAGGTGCTGAAGAGTTTAAATATTTAAACCTACACAGCAATCCTATGATGAGCTGGCAGCAAGTAGCCGGGGCCTTGACTGGAGGTTCTGTTGATGCAGCGTTTGTTCTAGCACCCACGGCCATGGATCTCTACAAGGCCGGATTTAAAGGGAAGTTGATCTTGTTTACCCATAAATCAGGCAGTGTGTTGGTTAAAAATAAAAGGGCCAACATTGAAACAATAAACGATTTCAAGGGGAAGGTGGTCATTATCCCATATCAGCTCTCCGTCCATAATATGCTGCTTCATAAGCTCTGCACAGAGGCAGGCCTGGAGCCTGGTGCTGGAAAGGATGTGCTGCTTGAGGTTATGGCGCCTGGTCAGATGGTAGAAGCCTTGCAATATGATGAAGATGGTGAGATTGCTGGTTTTATCGTTGCTGAGCCTTTTGCCTCCCAAGCTGTGTCCGAAGGGTATGGAGAAGAGTTCAGCCTCTCTAAGGATATCTGGCCCGAGCACCCCTGCTGTGTTTTAGTTGTGAGTGATGCGGTGATTGAGAACAACCCTGATGCCGTTCATGAGCTGACCAACAGCCTGGTTAAGTCCGGCAAGTTTATCGATACGTCGACGACAACAGCCGCCCGGATTGGTGCCGATTTTCTGGGTCAGAAAACCGAGGTAATTAAACGTGTTTTGACCGAACCGCAGGATAGAATTACTACTGCCAACCTGTTTCCAGTGCTTGATGATTTGGCCAAGATCCAAGATTATATGCACGGTGAGATGGGGATAATGAAGGATAAGATTGACCTTGAGGCCTTTGTCGATACCCGTTTTGCCGAGGCGGCAAAGGCGACCTGA
- a CDS encoding 2-C-methyl-D-erythritol 2,4-cyclodiphosphate synthase: protein MTQTLSTAAIITAGGVGRRMGSNNPKQYLTIHNCPIIIHTLKAFLETQLFDQVILVAPIEHLEQTRKLLSEYQLDSCLELVSGGPTRQDSVGNGLNAVKSTISHVAVHDGVRPLISHQSIEQCLQAAYTFGAAITAVPVKDTLKHSSEAGIIANTVERNQLWRAQTPQIAKLSLLKAAYQKATELGFSGTDEASLLELIDCPVRLIEGSETNIKITLPEDIQMAEAILNSQNPAPGSALRIGHGYDAHRLVQGRPLILGGVTIPHPTGLLGHSDADVLVHALCDGILGALGEGDIGRHFPDTDEQYKGADSLKLLRAVMDLCHKNNFELSNADITVVAQQPKIGPHIEAMKKNLCRVCKAPPSAINVKATTTEKMGFTGREEGISCHSVVLLKTL from the coding sequence ATGACCCAAACACTTTCTACAGCAGCCATCATTACAGCAGGGGGGGTTGGCCGCCGAATGGGCAGCAATAACCCCAAGCAATACCTGACTATCCACAATTGCCCGATTATCATTCACACCCTCAAAGCCTTTCTCGAGACCCAACTGTTTGACCAAGTCATACTTGTCGCTCCAATCGAACATCTCGAACAAACCCGAAAGCTTTTATCTGAGTATCAACTCGACTCCTGCCTTGAGCTGGTCAGCGGCGGCCCTACGCGCCAGGACTCGGTTGGCAATGGTCTTAATGCGGTCAAGTCCACTATTTCACATGTTGCCGTGCATGACGGTGTACGGCCTCTTATCTCCCACCAAAGTATCGAACAATGCCTGCAGGCCGCCTATACCTTTGGGGCAGCTATTACTGCCGTTCCTGTTAAGGACACGCTTAAGCACTCCTCTGAGGCCGGAATTATCGCGAACACAGTTGAGCGCAACCAGCTCTGGCGAGCGCAGACTCCGCAAATCGCCAAGCTCTCCCTACTGAAAGCGGCCTACCAAAAAGCCACCGAACTTGGGTTTTCCGGCACAGACGAAGCGTCACTTCTTGAGTTGATCGACTGCCCTGTCAGATTAATTGAAGGCTCGGAGACCAATATTAAAATAACCCTCCCCGAGGACATCCAAATGGCAGAGGCGATCCTGAACTCACAAAACCCGGCCCCCGGCTCTGCACTCCGTATCGGCCACGGCTACGACGCCCACCGACTAGTCCAAGGTAGACCCTTGATCTTAGGTGGTGTAACAATACCTCACCCAACAGGACTGCTCGGCCACTCTGATGCCGACGTTCTCGTACACGCCTTATGTGATGGAATTCTTGGGGCCCTTGGCGAGGGTGATATAGGCCGCCACTTTCCCGATACCGACGAGCAGTACAAAGGGGCTGACAGCCTGAAACTCTTAAGGGCTGTCATGGATCTTTGCCATAAAAACAACTTCGAGCTTAGCAACGCAGATATTACCGTTGTTGCTCAGCAACCTAAGATTGGACCACACATCGAGGCAATGAAAAAAAATCTATGCCGAGTCTGCAAGGCACCGCCATCAGCAATTAATGTGAAGGCAACCACCACGGAGAAAATGGGATTTACGGGCAGAGAGGAGGGGATCAGCTGTCATTCTGTCGTATTGCTCAAAACATTGTAG
- a CDS encoding Nif3-like dinuclear metal center hexameric protein, which produces MSNQTTLKPIIDIINSIAPFSYAENWDNVGLLIGDPGMEVTGILIGLDPTSQLLDEAIQSGANLVITHHPAIFKPLTSIRTDTPNGAFIAKSLNRKIAVIGCHTNLDVVKNGVSEILARKLGAVTLQTLVSSGQKEDPEIGFGQLGQLENELSPEFFLNSLCNTLKIPAVKIAGQLPTGIRTIAVCGGSGSDLAEKAFAAGAQIYITGEVKHSTARWAEEANFCIVDAGHYATENCITEAFATILQKHLADRDIAINTLVAQEQDNPFSYYIVDSN; this is translated from the coding sequence GTGAGTAACCAAACAACACTAAAACCGATCATTGATATCATTAACTCAATAGCTCCTTTCTCGTATGCTGAAAACTGGGACAACGTTGGGCTTCTCATTGGCGATCCAGGCATGGAAGTGACAGGGATTCTAATTGGGCTGGACCCTACGAGCCAGCTTCTTGATGAGGCTATACAGTCAGGCGCCAATCTTGTCATCACCCACCACCCAGCCATCTTCAAACCTTTGACCAGCATCCGGACAGACACCCCGAATGGCGCCTTTATTGCTAAGTCACTTAATCGCAAAATTGCAGTTATCGGTTGCCACACCAACCTCGACGTTGTGAAAAACGGAGTCAGTGAAATTCTGGCCAGAAAGCTTGGTGCCGTAACCCTGCAAACTCTCGTTTCCTCCGGACAAAAAGAAGATCCTGAGATTGGCTTTGGCCAGCTCGGTCAACTCGAAAATGAACTCTCCCCCGAATTTTTTCTTAACTCCCTCTGTAACACTCTCAAAATCCCAGCCGTCAAAATCGCAGGCCAGTTGCCGACAGGGATTCGTACAATAGCCGTATGCGGAGGATCCGGCTCCGATTTAGCAGAGAAAGCCTTTGCTGCTGGAGCCCAGATATACATCACCGGTGAAGTCAAACACAGTACTGCTCGCTGGGCGGAAGAGGCAAACTTTTGCATTGTCGATGCGGGTCATTACGCAACCGAAAACTGTATCACAGAAGCATTTGCCACAATTTTACAAAAACACCTGGCTGACCGTGATATTGCAATAAATACCCTTGTAGCTCAAGAACAGGACAATCCCTTTTCTTATTATATAGTTGACTCTAACTAA